In Sphingobacteriaceae bacterium, the following proteins share a genomic window:
- a CDS encoding pyrophosphatase: protein MKISEAQQLVDNWIKKFGVRYFNELTNTAMLMEEVGEVARIMARRYGEQSEKESDKQKSLEDELADVMFVLICIANQTNIDLEKALQKNLDKKTQRDSTRHLDNEKLK, encoded by the coding sequence ATGAAAATCTCCGAAGCACAGCAACTAGTAGATAACTGGATCAAAAAATTTGGTGTTCGTTATTTCAATGAGCTCACCAACACTGCCATGCTTATGGAAGAAGTAGGCGAGGTGGCCCGCATTATGGCCCGCCGCTACGGCGAACAAAGCGAAAAAGAGAGCGACAAACAAAAAAGTCTTGAGGACGAATTAGCAGACGTTATGTTTGTATTGATCTGTATCGCCAACCAAACTAACATCGACCTTGAAAAAGCCCTTCAAAAGAACCTCGATAAAAAAACGCAACGCGATAGCACGCGGCATTTGGATAATGAGAAGTTGAAGTGA
- a CDS encoding mechanosensitive ion channel protein: MLHYLQSSDGLKKIIPSVDVIKQDLQVREDRITTYFDRMVYSVVEYTPIIVSAVLVLIIGMWLIKRISKIAEKAMVRRDLDVSLRTFLRSLMSIGLKIVLIVTVAGMIGIGTTSFVTILGAAGLAVGLALQGSLSNFAGGVLILIFKPFKVGDSIEAGGQSGEVIEIQIFNTILLTADHKTVILPNGPLSNGTIVNSTRHGDVRLDIVLTLSNDNNLAHVRQIIAEVLNKNEKVLKIPAPAVSVGKVTDGTVIMNVRPYSLPESSADLTSELYGEFKMAFETNEIKLGQTPKKDA; the protein is encoded by the coding sequence ATGTTACATTATTTACAAAGCTCCGACGGACTTAAGAAAATCATCCCTTCGGTGGACGTGATTAAACAAGATTTGCAGGTACGCGAGGATAGAATTACGACTTATTTCGACCGTATGGTTTATTCGGTGGTTGAGTACACGCCGATCATCGTTTCGGCCGTTCTTGTATTAATTATTGGCATGTGGCTTATAAAACGTATTAGTAAGATCGCCGAAAAAGCCATGGTAAGAAGGGACTTGGATGTGAGTCTCCGTACTTTTTTGAGAAGTTTAATGAGTATTGGTTTAAAGATCGTTCTTATCGTTACTGTGGCGGGAATGATTGGCATTGGTACTACAAGTTTTGTCACTATTCTGGGAGCGGCCGGATTGGCTGTAGGTTTGGCCTTGCAAGGATCGCTGTCTAATTTCGCGGGGGGAGTTCTTATTTTAATTTTTAAGCCTTTTAAAGTGGGCGATTCTATCGAGGCTGGTGGACAATCTGGGGAAGTGATAGAGATCCAGATCTTTAACACCATCCTTCTTACTGCCGACCATAAAACGGTTATTCTTCCTAACGGTCCGCTCTCTAACGGAACCATTGTCAATTCCACGCGCCATGGCGACGTGCGCCTTGACATTGTTCTGACGCTTAGCAACGACAACAATCTTGCACACGTAAGACAAATCATTGCTGAGGTCCTGAATAAAAACGAAAAAGTTTTAAAAATACCCGCTCCGGCAGTTTCTGTTGGAAAGGTAACCGACGGCACGGTTATCATGAACGTGAGGCCCTATAGCTTACCGGAAAGTTCAGCAGACTTAACAAGTGAACTTTATGGTGAGTTTAAAATGGCGTTTGAGACTAACGAAATAAAACTGGGACAAACGCCAAAGAAGGACGCCTAA
- a CDS encoding 3-octaprenyl-4-hydroxybenzoate carboxy-lyase, which produces MTYQNLNDCLADLEKQGYLVRIKEEVDPALDMAAIHLRVFANGGPAILFEKVKGSKYRTVSNLFGTLERSKFMFRNTLATMQELVQLRNDPMSALKKPLKYVSTGMAAYKALPRKASFSSAGFKEINISDLPLIKHWPMDGGAFVTLPQVYTEDIDKPGVMASNLGMYRIQLNGNDYITDKEIGLHYQIHRGIGVHQNKTNKKNIPLKVSIFVGGPPAHTLAAVMPLPEGISELTFAGALGGKRFRYAYKDGYCISLDADFVITGEVYPNENKPEGPFGDHLGYYSLKHPFPLMRVHKVYAKENAIWPFTVVGRPPQEDTAFGALIHEISGSAIPNEIPGVKEVHAVDAAGVHPLLLAVGSERYTPYLKNKRPAELLTQANRILGTGQLSLAKYLFISADESKDLNCHDIREFFRYIFERIDLKRDLHFYTKTTIDTLDYSGDEINEGSKLVVAAFGDKLRELKKELPSAFTSSALISNAVMLMEGVVALELTRFTDYKHAREEIKNLAKELETKIQELEGIVQIIIYDQFTFNPSTGNLNDYLWITYTRSNPSHDIYGVGEITENKHWGCSGPMIIDARKKPHHAPELKVNSETQKRIEHLFSKGGPLEKWA; this is translated from the coding sequence ATGACCTACCAAAATTTAAATGATTGTCTTGCTGACCTTGAAAAACAAGGCTATCTCGTGCGTATTAAAGAAGAAGTAGATCCAGCGCTGGATATGGCGGCCATTCATCTAAGAGTTTTTGCAAATGGCGGGCCTGCCATTTTATTTGAGAAAGTAAAAGGCAGCAAATACAGAACCGTTAGTAATCTTTTTGGCACTTTAGAACGCAGCAAATTTATGTTCCGGAACACGCTTGCTACTATGCAGGAATTGGTTCAGCTGCGCAACGATCCTATGTCTGCATTAAAAAAACCCTTAAAATACGTTTCTACCGGAATGGCAGCGTATAAAGCCCTTCCCAGGAAAGCGTCTTTCTCGTCAGCAGGATTTAAAGAAATAAACATTTCAGATCTTCCTTTAATAAAACACTGGCCAATGGACGGCGGGGCATTTGTAACCCTTCCACAAGTTTATACCGAAGATATTGATAAACCGGGCGTAATGGCTTCCAACCTCGGGATGTATCGCATACAGCTAAATGGTAATGACTACATAACTGACAAAGAAATCGGTCTGCATTACCAGATTCACCGGGGTATTGGCGTTCACCAAAATAAAACAAATAAAAAGAATATTCCGCTAAAGGTGAGTATTTTTGTGGGCGGTCCACCGGCCCATACCCTGGCTGCCGTTATGCCTTTGCCGGAAGGAATAAGCGAGTTAACTTTTGCAGGAGCTTTAGGCGGCAAACGTTTTCGTTATGCTTACAAAGACGGGTATTGTATTTCGCTCGACGCAGATTTTGTTATTACAGGAGAAGTATATCCTAATGAAAATAAGCCCGAAGGCCCTTTTGGAGATCATCTCGGTTACTACAGTTTAAAACATCCATTTCCTTTAATGCGTGTGCATAAAGTGTATGCTAAAGAAAATGCGATCTGGCCATTTACAGTGGTAGGAAGACCTCCACAAGAAGACACCGCGTTTGGAGCATTGATACATGAAATCAGTGGAAGCGCTATTCCGAACGAAATACCGGGCGTAAAGGAAGTACACGCTGTAGACGCGGCCGGCGTGCACCCCTTATTATTAGCTGTGGGAAGCGAGCGCTACACCCCTTATTTAAAAAACAAACGTCCCGCCGAACTATTAACGCAGGCGAACCGAATTTTAGGAACCGGACAATTGAGTCTTGCCAAATATTTATTTATCAGTGCTGATGAAAGCAAAGACTTAAACTGCCATGACATCCGCGAATTTTTCAGGTATATTTTCGAACGCATTGATTTAAAAAGAGATTTACATTTTTACACAAAAACTACCATAGATACGCTGGATTACAGCGGTGATGAAATTAACGAAGGAAGTAAGCTCGTTGTAGCGGCTTTTGGAGACAAACTGAGAGAGTTGAAAAAAGAATTACCTTCTGCTTTTACTTCCTCGGCTTTAATTTCAAATGCAGTAATGTTAATGGAAGGTGTTGTAGCATTAGAATTAACAAGGTTTACAGATTACAAGCATGCCCGAGAAGAAATTAAAAATCTGGCGAAGGAGCTTGAAACCAAAATACAGGAACTGGAAGGTATTGTGCAAATTATTATTTACGATCAATTTACTTTTAATCCTTCCACCGGAAATTTAAACGACTATCTCTGGATCACTTATACAAGAAGTAATCCCAGTCACGACATTTACGGAGTGGGAGAAATTACTGAAAACAAACATTGGGGCTGCAGCGGACCTATGATCATAGATGCGCGGAAAAAACCGCATCATGCGCCCGAGTTAAAAGTAAATTCCGAAACACAAAAAAGAATTGAACACTTATTTTCAAAAGGTGGTCCGCTTGAAAAATGGGCTTAA
- a CDS encoding competence/damage-inducible protein A — translation MKAEILTIGDEILIGQITNTNSVWIAQQLNLAGIRVVHMASVADEEQAIIKAFNDAAERADFVFITGGLGPTKDDITKKIFADYFNAELVLDEEVLANLDNYFTKRGRELNEINRKQAFLPKGCTVIKNTNGTAPGMWMKKNTTVFISMPGVPYEMKGMMSDIILPKIISENTLSQIYHKTVLTQGIGESTIAEIVESWEDALAAKNIKLAYLPQPGSVRLRLSSYGDSMEKLRNTVDAEVAKLEPLIGKYIFGYENYGEEPPTLELLISELLRARKQTLSLAESCTGGYISSLFTAIPGASEIFKGAIVPYTNLSKHELLQVDNALFTTVGSVSKEVVEQLAQNLMKKFGSDYAVSISGIAGPTGGTAEKPVGTVWVAVANKEKTLTYKFQFGDNRQRNIVMTAAAAMSLLRKLILGEI, via the coding sequence ATGAAAGCGGAAATACTTACTATAGGAGACGAAATTTTAATAGGTCAGATTACCAATACCAATAGTGTTTGGATTGCTCAACAATTAAACCTTGCAGGTATAAGAGTAGTGCACATGGCTAGTGTTGCCGATGAAGAGCAGGCTATTATTAAAGCGTTTAATGACGCGGCAGAACGTGCTGATTTTGTTTTTATAACAGGAGGTTTAGGTCCGACAAAAGACGACATTACCAAAAAGATCTTCGCCGATTATTTTAATGCGGAGCTTGTTTTAGATGAAGAAGTATTGGCCAACCTTGATAATTACTTCACAAAACGTGGCCGCGAATTAAATGAAATTAACAGGAAACAAGCCTTTTTGCCAAAGGGGTGTACTGTTATTAAAAATACCAATGGCACTGCGCCGGGTATGTGGATGAAAAAAAACACTACCGTTTTTATCAGTATGCCGGGAGTTCCTTATGAGATGAAAGGCATGATGAGCGATATTATTCTTCCAAAAATTATCAGTGAAAATACTTTATCACAAATCTATCATAAAACCGTTTTAACACAGGGTATTGGAGAAAGCACCATTGCCGAGATTGTGGAAAGCTGGGAAGATGCGCTGGCTGCAAAAAATATAAAACTGGCTTACCTTCCACAGCCGGGCTCGGTAAGATTACGTTTATCTTCTTACGGCGATAGTATGGAAAAACTCCGGAACACGGTTGATGCCGAAGTAGCAAAATTAGAACCGCTCATTGGCAAATATATTTTTGGGTATGAAAATTACGGGGAAGAGCCGCCGACTCTTGAACTTTTAATAAGTGAGCTTTTGCGTGCGCGTAAACAAACATTGTCGCTGGCGGAAAGTTGCACCGGGGGTTATATTTCCTCCTTATTTACCGCTATTCCGGGAGCTTCTGAAATTTTTAAAGGGGCAATAGTACCCTACACAAATCTTTCAAAACATGAACTTTTGCAGGTGGATAATGCCTTGTTTACCACTGTTGGCTCTGTGAGCAAAGAAGTTGTAGAACAATTAGCGCAAAACCTCATGAAAAAGTTTGGAAGTGATTACGCGGTTTCTATTTCCGGTATTGCTGGTCCGACCGGTGGCACGGCTGAAAAACCAGTTGGAACCGTTTGGGTGGCCGTAGCAAATAAAGAAAAAACGCTAACCTATAAATTTCAGTTCGGAGATAACCGCCAAAGAAATATAGTAATGACAGCCGCCGCGGCTATGAGTTTGCTAAGAAAACTCATTTTAGGGGAAATTTAA
- a CDS encoding RNA polymerase subunit sigma-70, protein MKLACPESFNFKPNHCSLLVVLVKIRPGYLMDIQQKLIEACIKGERKAEYDLYKATYSYLMSICVRYTRNADRAKEVLNIGFLKILTNLSKYNSEVPFKPWIRKVMINTLINEYKKEKVHTGNIEYIEGYHESDNYSEINHAITKIDVEQIYVFISKLPPASQQVFNLYYIDGYKHKEIGDMLNISEGTSKWHLNSAREKLKLMLTEVDVVKLIEHD, encoded by the coding sequence ATGAAATTGGCATGTCCTGAAAGTTTTAACTTCAAACCCAACCATTGCAGTTTATTAGTTGTACTGGTAAAGATAAGACCTGGCTATTTAATGGACATTCAGCAAAAACTGATAGAAGCTTGTATTAAAGGAGAGCGTAAAGCGGAATACGACCTTTATAAAGCTACCTATAGTTACCTGATGAGTATCTGTGTAAGGTATACTCGAAATGCGGACCGGGCGAAAGAAGTGTTGAATATTGGATTTCTTAAGATTTTAACCAATTTATCAAAATACAACTCAGAAGTACCTTTTAAACCGTGGATAAGAAAAGTAATGATTAATACTTTGATAAATGAATATAAAAAGGAAAAGGTGCACACGGGCAATATCGAATACATTGAAGGGTATCACGAATCCGACAATTATTCTGAAATAAACCATGCTATAACCAAAATAGACGTGGAGCAGATTTATGTTTTTATTTCAAAATTACCTCCGGCTAGTCAGCAGGTATTTAACTTGTACTATATCGACGGTTACAAACATAAAGAGATTGGCGACATGTTGAACATCAGCGAAGGCACATCAAAATGGCACCTGAATTCAGCACGAGAAAAATTGAAGCTGATGTTAACTGAAGTGGATGTTGTAAAATTAATAGAACATGACTAA
- the holB gene encoding DNA polymerase III subunit delta', protein MLYEQIVGQQEPKHRLLKMVKEERVPHALLFSGKEGCGNLPTAIAFAQHLYCLDKKETGACGVCISCNKVSKLIHPDLHLVFPIAKSKDVKSSNDLIKEFREAFLANPYLTLDGWFNEISAENKQPLIPVEEANDILKKLSYTSYEGSYKMMLIWQPEKMNAESANKLLKILEEPPEKTIFVLISNNPEQLLATIFSRVQQIPFYSNSEDEIANALVSQFKINPEVARQTAILSNGSYSEALHLLTQNEESVSFLNNFQTFMRLALKFDCGKALTWIDDNASSGREKQKQFLQYSLEVFRDSLMFNYGDKNLVRLSGQEKQFLEKFAPFVNQKNYERLVEEFNSNYYYIERNANPKILFMDLILKTNELINMK, encoded by the coding sequence ATGCTTTACGAACAAATAGTAGGTCAGCAGGAACCCAAGCACCGTTTACTAAAAATGGTGAAGGAAGAACGTGTTCCGCATGCTTTATTATTTTCTGGCAAAGAAGGCTGTGGCAATTTGCCCACTGCTATTGCTTTTGCACAGCACCTTTATTGTTTAGATAAAAAAGAAACAGGCGCTTGTGGTGTTTGTATTTCCTGTAACAAAGTTTCCAAATTAATTCATCCTGATTTGCATTTGGTTTTTCCTATTGCAAAAAGTAAGGATGTAAAAAGCAGCAACGATCTTATTAAAGAATTTCGAGAGGCTTTTCTTGCAAATCCCTATTTAACTTTAGACGGTTGGTTTAACGAGATAAGCGCCGAAAATAAACAACCACTCATTCCGGTTGAAGAAGCTAACGATATCTTAAAGAAATTAAGTTACACGAGTTACGAAGGCTCTTATAAAATGATGCTGATCTGGCAACCAGAGAAAATGAATGCTGAGTCGGCCAATAAACTTTTAAAAATTCTTGAGGAGCCACCAGAAAAAACAATTTTTGTTTTGATCTCCAATAATCCGGAACAACTGCTTGCAACTATTTTTTCGCGTGTGCAACAAATTCCTTTTTATTCAAATTCGGAAGATGAAATTGCCAATGCCCTGGTATCGCAATTTAAAATTAATCCAGAAGTAGCGAGGCAAACAGCAATTTTGTCCAATGGCAGTTATTCTGAGGCTTTACATCTTCTGACGCAAAACGAAGAAAGTGTTTCTTTCCTGAATAATTTTCAAACCTTTATGCGTCTTGCTTTAAAGTTTGACTGCGGAAAAGCTTTGACCTGGATAGATGATAATGCTTCCAGCGGACGGGAAAAGCAGAAACAATTTCTACAGTATAGTCTTGAAGTTTTTCGGGACAGTTTAATGTTTAATTATGGTGACAAAAACCTGGTGCGATTAAGCGGGCAGGAAAAACAATTTCTTGAAAAATTTGCACCCTTTGTAAATCAAAAAAATTACGAAAGATTGGTGGAAGAGTTTAACAGCAATTATTATTATATAGAGCGCAATGCCAATCCTAAAATTCTTTTTATGGATCTGATCCTGAAAACGAACGAGCTCATCAATATGAAATGA